One Anaerolineae bacterium genomic region harbors:
- a CDS encoding pentapeptide repeat-containing protein, which produces MERGQVIHTIKAARKQGEIPNLSELDLSELDLSGVDLRGANLIQANLEKSNLRKASLIRATLVEANLNKVDLSRAYLHGARLDGANLSRIDLHGENLDTASLVGTNLNKANLRKAYLRWVKLNEASLFEADLSQANLRAATLKQANLSQAKLPKTNLSKADLSQANLHRANLAEANLSEANLNKADLSQANLRLANLAGSNLTGANLEGTRLGRANLRGANLSGINLSAVANLKKINLSEANLSQADLQELDLSEANLSHADLSEANLTGAKVNEAQLEYAKLDGATMPDGSKYTPKEAPPPTDGPTVRASGKHRATVSGLAASLARIKKHQQRK; this is translated from the coding sequence ATGGAACGCGGACAAGTTATTCACACAATCAAGGCCGCCCGCAAGCAGGGTGAAATACCCAACTTGAGCGAACTCGATTTGAGCGAACTCGACTTAAGTGGGGTTGATCTGCGCGGGGCTAATTTGATCCAAGCCAACCTGGAAAAGAGCAATCTACGCAAAGCCAGCCTGATCCGCGCCACGTTGGTTGAGGCTAACCTGAATAAAGTTGATCTCTCCAGGGCTTATTTGCACGGGGCCAGGCTGGATGGGGCCAACTTAAGCCGGATTGATTTGCATGGAGAAAATCTGGATACGGCCAGTTTGGTTGGCACCAACCTGAACAAAGCCAACTTGCGCAAAGCCTATCTACGCTGGGTAAAACTGAACGAGGCCAGTTTGTTTGAGGCTGATTTATCTCAGGCTAATTTGCGAGCCGCTACCCTGAAGCAGGCTAATTTGAGTCAAGCTAAACTGCCCAAAACCAACTTGAGCAAAGCTGATCTGAGCCAGGCTAACCTGCACCGGGCTAATTTGGCCGAGGCAAACTTGAGTGAAGCCAACCTGAACAAAGCTGATTTGAGCCAGGCCAATCTACGTTTGGCCAACCTGGCCGGAAGCAATCTTACTGGCGCCAATCTGGAAGGAACGCGCCTGGGCCGGGCCAATTTGAGGGGGGCCAATCTGAGTGGAATCAACTTAAGCGCAGTGGCCAATTTGAAAAAAATCAACTTGAGCGAAGCTAATCTGAGCCAGGCCGATTTACAAGAGCTCGATCTGAGTGAAGCCAACTTGAGCCATGCTGATTTAAGTGAAGCCAATCTGACCGGCGCTAAAGTAAACGAGGCGCAGTTAGAGTATGCCAAACTTGACGGCGCAACAATGCCCGACGGCAGCAAATACACCCCTAAAGAAGCTCCCCCCCCCACCGACGGCCCTACTGTCAGGGCGTCTGGAAAACATAGAGCCACCGT
- a CDS encoding transporter substrate-binding domain-containing protein, whose product MRQRAGVEGRVSRVMGRVLGFRGAFILIGLTLLLGFIVWRLYPSGDDGALAEIQRRGTLRVGLDASFPPFEMINETGQIVGLDVDLAQVIAADLGVEAEFVNIGFDGLYDALLARRVDIIISGLPYDPRWTQDVAYTHNYFNAGQVLVTCANNNAVNTVEDLKGRTIAIEWGSQADMEARQLAREVEGITLLRQESAAAALTALFGGQADAAIVDAVSGVSAFSRGLKIVAYLTDEWYAAAVPIKSQALLEAVNETLIRLDESGRMAEMQAQWLHGQ is encoded by the coding sequence ATGAGGCAGAGAGCGGGCGTCGAGGGACGGGTGTCACGGGTCATGGGTCGCGTTTTGGGTTTTAGAGGGGCGTTCATTTTGATCGGTCTCACCCTATTATTGGGTTTCATTGTTTGGCGGCTGTATCCCTCTGGTGATGATGGCGCGTTGGCCGAAATTCAACGGCGGGGAACGTTGCGGGTGGGCCTGGACGCCAGCTTTCCGCCTTTTGAAATGATAAACGAAACCGGCCAAATTGTGGGCCTGGACGTTGACCTGGCCCAGGTCATTGCCGCCGATTTGGGCGTAGAGGCTGAGTTTGTTAACATTGGCTTTGATGGGCTGTACGATGCGCTGCTGGCCCGCCGGGTAGACATCATCATTTCCGGCCTGCCTTATGACCCTCGCTGGACGCAGGATGTGGCCTACACGCACAATTATTTCAACGCTGGGCAGGTGCTGGTGACCTGCGCCAACAACAATGCCGTCAACACAGTTGAGGATTTAAAGGGGCGCACGATAGCCATTGAGTGGGGCAGCCAAGCCGATATGGAGGCGCGGCAGTTGGCGCGAGAAGTTGAAGGCATAACGTTGCTGCGCCAGGAAAGCGCCGCGGCGGCCTTAACCGCATTGTTTGGCGGCCAGGCCGACGCGGCCATTGTGGACGCCGTCAGTGGTGTTAGCGCTTTTTCGCGGGGGCTAAAAATTGTGGCCTATCTGACCGATGAGTGGTACGCCGCCGCCGTGCCCATCAAAAGCCAGGCCTTACTGGAAGCCGTTAATGAAACCTTGATTCGGTTGGACGAGAGTGGCCGGATGGCCGAGATGCAGGCGCAATGGCTGCACGGACAATAA